One genomic region from Solirubrobacterales bacterium encodes:
- a CDS encoding CDP-alcohol phosphatidyltransferase family protein, with product MIVTTSAEISRKNLPPLPELIKICGGEGTGAADEPRDLRRVYARGVRKLSIRVTRVLLPTGISANQTTVVGILIGLVGAGLLAINSFWAQIAAILLLQLSFVLDFCDGELARFEREIEGKSSGAGGAYLDWVGHYYIPALMTGALGWAVFHETGDWWWLAAAMIVILSLVRVPYSARDHIMWGVYRDRPELRGSEPMVRAAMARMGGDPDALNLEASGAEAMAGGSGRGWLWSRYTNFGQLIVFPGFINLVAAASIIDMLLSWGDDRVESIWARGILLALLGAVHLLHQIRAIAQGFRVTRAL from the coding sequence GTGATTGTGACGACCAGCGCAGAGATCTCGCGGAAGAATCTGCCGCCACTCCCAGAGCTGATCAAGATCTGCGGCGGCGAGGGCACCGGCGCGGCCGACGAGCCGCGCGACCTGCGGCGCGTGTATGCGCGCGGCGTGCGCAAGCTTTCGATCCGCGTCACGCGGGTGCTGCTGCCGACCGGGATCAGCGCCAACCAGACGACGGTCGTCGGGATCCTGATTGGACTGGTCGGAGCAGGGCTGCTGGCTATCAACTCCTTCTGGGCGCAGATCGCCGCGATCCTGCTGCTTCAACTTTCGTTCGTGCTGGATTTCTGCGACGGAGAGCTCGCGCGCTTCGAGCGCGAGATTGAGGGCAAGAGTTCTGGCGCCGGGGGCGCGTATCTGGACTGGGTCGGGCACTACTACATCCCCGCGCTGATGACCGGCGCGCTCGGCTGGGCCGTCTTTCACGAGACCGGCGACTGGTGGTGGCTCGCCGCGGCGATGATCGTGATTCTCTCGCTGGTGCGGGTTCCGTACAGCGCGCGCGACCACATAATGTGGGGCGTCTACCGCGACAGGCCCGAGCTGCGCGGCTCTGAGCCGATGGTCCGGGCGGCGATGGCGCGCATGGGTGGCGACCCGGATGCTCTGAATCTTGAGGCGTCAGGTGCTGAAGCGATGGCCGGCGGCTCGGGCCGGGGCTGGCTCTGGAGCAGGTACACGAACTTCGGGCAGCTGATTGTCTTTCCCGGCTTCATCAACCTTGTGGCCGCGGCCTCGATCATCGACATGCTGCTCTCTTGGGGCGACGACCGGGTGGAGTCGATCTGGGCGCGTGGAATCTTGCTCGCCCTACTCGGAGCCGTGCACCTCCTGCATCAGATCCGGGCGATCGCGCAGGGCTTTCGGGTCACGCGCGCGCTTTAG
- a CDS encoding phosphocholine cytidylyltransferase family protein, producing the protein MPELPVIYLAAGRGSRLGDLTADQPKAVVEVGGRPLADRAFAYLRAAGFDRIVVLTGHAAEAFDDYDVETIFNDRWETENNITSLWQARGIVAGGCTIVNCDLLFEPELAQRLADTKGTAILVDDVLQVDEESMKATETDGGLDRLHKSIPLATSIGEYIGLTRIDPADGPRLAEILDEFIAAGNTQVYYEDAIEALSEERCVRLERIGGAKWVEIDDHDDLARARDEIAPAIDGKAAVSG; encoded by the coding sequence ATGCCCGAGCTGCCCGTCATCTATCTCGCAGCCGGCCGCGGATCGCGGCTTGGCGACCTCACCGCAGATCAACCCAAGGCCGTGGTCGAGGTTGGCGGGCGCCCGCTCGCCGATCGCGCGTTTGCGTATCTGCGCGCGGCGGGGTTCGATCGCATCGTCGTGCTCACCGGACACGCCGCCGAAGCATTTGACGACTACGACGTCGAGACGATCTTCAACGATCGCTGGGAGACCGAGAACAACATCACTTCGCTCTGGCAGGCACGCGGGATCGTCGCCGGTGGCTGCACGATCGTGAACTGCGACTTGCTCTTCGAGCCAGAACTCGCGCAGCGCCTCGCCGACACCAAGGGAACAGCGATCCTGGTGGATGACGTGCTTCAAGTTGACGAAGAATCAATGAAGGCCACTGAGACCGACGGCGGGCTCGACCGCCTGCACAAGTCGATCCCGCTGGCCACATCGATCGGCGAGTACATCGGCCTCACCCGCATCGATCCAGCCGACGGCCCGCGCCTTGCCGAGATCCTCGACGAGTTCATCGCCGCCGGAAACACGCAGGTCTATTACGAGGATGCGATCGAAGCGCTCTCGGAGGAGCGCTGCGTGCGCCTCGAGCGCATCGGCGGCGCCAAGTGGGTTGAGATCGACGACCACGATGATCTTGCCCGGGCGCGCGACGAAATTGCGCCGGCGATCGATGGGAAGGCTGCAGTCAGTGGCTGA
- a CDS encoding iron-containing alcohol dehydrogenase, with product MAEDIDQLVSAIASTRQIDLPQFLRSVEGNEALAAELAEVLSAIDSGSPLMVSGTSQSAAVCNDLRVSGAMREIVRDNTRSEVERIAAIAVREHDALIAVGGGRPIDVAKSAALASGLPVVVVPTQLSADGIASPISVIAEADGAVVSERSSLPVAVLADLETLAAAPIGFARAGVGDLLGNSSALVDWRIAADAEKDSVDDFAALLSSCALLLIDGLDLSPLGSGKLTIELARRLLDGLVLSGLAMEIAGSSRPCSGSEHLISHALDRLEPGTATHGEQVAFGTLVATKLQGGDVDAVRESIAAVGMKGALTGFDLGAARLAEVVAYAPATRPGRYTVLDRDRPSGAELRTLLEELL from the coding sequence GTGGCTGAGGACATCGACCAACTGGTGTCGGCCATTGCCTCAACGAGGCAGATCGACCTTCCGCAGTTCTTGCGCAGCGTCGAAGGCAACGAGGCTTTGGCTGCCGAGCTCGCCGAGGTGCTGAGCGCGATCGATTCCGGGTCGCCGCTGATGGTGTCCGGAACTTCCCAATCAGCCGCTGTCTGCAACGACCTCAGAGTTTCCGGCGCCATGCGCGAGATCGTCCGCGACAACACCCGCAGCGAAGTCGAGCGCATCGCGGCCATCGCTGTGCGCGAGCACGATGCGCTGATCGCAGTCGGCGGCGGGCGCCCGATCGATGTCGCCAAGTCTGCGGCGCTGGCCTCCGGTCTGCCAGTCGTCGTCGTTCCGACTCAGCTTTCGGCAGATGGAATTGCCTCTCCGATCTCGGTGATCGCCGAAGCCGACGGCGCGGTGGTCAGCGAGCGCTCGTCGCTGCCCGTAGCTGTGCTCGCCGATCTGGAAACGCTTGCGGCAGCCCCGATCGGCTTCGCGCGCGCGGGGGTGGGGGATCTGCTGGGCAACAGCAGCGCCCTGGTCGATTGGCGGATCGCGGCCGACGCAGAGAAGGACTCTGTCGATGATTTCGCAGCGCTGCTCTCAAGCTGCGCGCTGCTTCTGATCGACGGCCTCGACCTTTCACCGCTTGGCAGCGGCAAGCTGACGATCGAACTTGCCCGCCGGCTGCTCGACGGGCTGGTCCTGAGCGGCCTCGCAATGGAGATCGCTGGCTCCTCGCGCCCGTGCTCTGGTTCGGAACACCTGATCAGCCACGCGCTCGACCGACTTGAGCCGGGAACGGCCACGCACGGCGAGCAGGTCGCGTTCGGCACGCTCGTTGCCACGAAGCTGCAAGGCGGCGATGTTGACGCTGTTCGCGAGAGCATCGCCGCGGTCGGCATGAAAGGCGCGTTGACCGGTTTCGACCTCGGCGCGGCGCGTCTGGCCGAGGTCGTCGCCTACGCACCTGCAACACGCCCGGGCCGATACACCGTGCTCGATCGCGATCGCCCCTCTGGCGCCGAGCTCCGCACGCTGCTTGAAGAGCTCCTGTAG